From a region of the Kwoniella mangroviensis CBS 8507 chromosome 1 map unlocalized Ctg01, whole genome shotgun sequence genome:
- a CDS encoding pre-mRNA-processing protein 45, whose translation MAALARALPTPLHNPMPEYEDVLPSSSSSSSAPPVGPQIPKYGSRKGWKPKTAVDYNGGGAYPECHVAQYPLDMGRKKTGTGTTLALQVDQDGLVRYDAIAQHGRAAGSKVQSSFKDLVPLANRTDVSEAEREMERPDASSINDTAERTRLALERITHGKIKAAQPKHVPKTNNDATYIRYTPANQGSSEGKQRIIKMTEVQEDPLEPARFKHKKIPRGPAEPPPPVLQSPPRPATAQDQKDWMIPPCISNWKNNKGYTVPLDKRLAADGRGLQDVHINDNFAKFSEALYVADRHAREEVRARAQMQQLLAQKEKAQKEENLRLLAQKAREERSGITSSAPSAGATAPPKELGMGLGGYDSASEDESEEDEGSEEEDEEAIKEREQVRNEKRKEREKEMRMSNMGSEMRTKMLAREANRDISEKIALGLAKPTAAKETLLDSRLFNRESLSTGFASEDSYNLYDKPLFQGSSAAAAIYKSAGSGKGNDESYGGGTEEGIRNELEKDRFNLGKATKGFEGADSSEAREGPVQFEKDTIIALDGTSDPFGVESFMNAAKKGGKRVNEDRDEERRKRARDD comes from the exons ATGGCAGCATTAGCACG TGCCCTTCCTACACCCCTCCACAACCCTATGCCAGAGTACGAAGATGTCctgccttcttcctcttcatcctcctcggCCCCACCCGTCGGACCGCAAATACCCAAGTATGGAAGtaggaaaggatggaagcCTAAGACGGCGGTAGATTataatggtggtggtgcttatcctgag TGTCATGTCGCTCAGTATCCCTTAGATATGGgcagaaagaag ACGGGAACCGGAACGACGTTAGCACTTCAAGTGGACCAAGATGGACTGGTGAGATATGATGCTATTGCTCAACATGGCCGAGCCGCCGGGTCAAAGGTCCAGTCAAGCTTCAAAG ACCTCGTACCACTTGCGAACCGTACAGACGTCTCAGAAGCGGAGCGCGAGATGGAACGACCCGACGCTTCGTCCATCAACGACACCGCCGAGCGAACTCGACTAGCTTTGGAGAGGATAACTCATGGAAAAATCAAAGCTGCTCAACCTAAACATGTCCCTAAGACCAACAATGACGCCACATACATTCGTTATACGCCTGCCAACCAAGGTTCAAGCGAAGGTAAACAGCGTATCATCAAGATGACGGAAGTTCAAGAAGATCCATTAGAACCTGCTAGATTCAAGCATAAAAAAATCCCTCGAGGGCCTGCcgaacctcctccaccagtGTTACAATCTCCTCCTAGACCTGCTACAGCTCAAGATCagaaagattggatgatTCCTCCCTGTATATCCAATTGGAAAAACAACAAGGGTTATACCGTACCGTTAGATAAGAGGTTGGCAGCTGATGGAAGGGGTTTACAAGATGTTCATATCAACGATAACTTCGCTAAATTCTCTGAAGCGCTTTACGTCGCTGATCGACATGCGAGAGAGGAAGTTAGAGCGAGAGCGCAGATGCAGCAATTATTGGcacagaaagagaaagcgcagaaagaagagaatttgagattgttggCTCAAAAGGcgagagaggaaagatcagGTATCACTTCCTCTGCTCCGTCCGCTGGTGCGACTGCTCCACCGAAGGAATTGGGTATGGGATTGGGCGGATACGATTCTGCGAGTGAGGATGAgtctgaggaagatgaaggctctgaggaggaggatgaagaagctataaaggagagagaacagGTTAGGaacgagaagaggaaggaaagagagaaggaaatgagaatgagtAATATGGGTAGTGAGATGAGGACTAAAATGTTGgctag GGAAGCCAACAGAGATATATCCGAGAAAATTGCCCTAGGTCTCGCCAAACCTACTGCAGCCAAGGAAACCCTACTCGATTCAAGATTGTTCAATCGAGAATCCCTATCTACCGGATTCGCCTCTGAAGATTCCTACAACCTATACGACAAACCTTTGTTCCAAGGATCTTCAGCCGCTGCTGCGATATACAAGTCCGCAGGATCTGGTAAAGGTAATGATGAGTCTTACGGTGGAGGtacagaagaaggtattcgaaatgaattggagaaagatcGATTCAACTTGGGTAAAGCTACGAAAGGATTCGAAGGTGCCGATTCATCCGAAGCTAGAGAAGGACCAGTTCAATTCGAGAAAGATACAATCATCGCTTTGGATGGAACGTCTGATCCGTTCGGAGTGGAATCGTTCATGAATGCCGCtaagaaaggtggtaagagagtgaatgaggatagggatgaagagagaaggaaaagagctagagatgattga